The segment CCGCTCGACGGAACTTTGCGACTGGTGAAGCGACTCCTTGGGCTTGTTTACCAAATCGCGGATGTCGCGATTGTCCAAGGGAAATGAAAACTGTCTTTGATCTCTCGCCCAACTCGCGGCGTCGCGATTGTACGGACTTTGAATATCGAAGTTCTTGTAGCGAATCATGTCCCACAACATCGTGCTCATTTCGTCCAAGGTCAGGCTGGGCACCCAATGCGTCCCGTAACCTCCAAGGCAAACGACTCCATTGTTGGAAATGTTTGGATGAAAGACTGGCGTCTGCCAGAGCAAGTTTGGCACCATCCGTGGGTAGGACGCGCCAAGTTCGACGATGACTTCATGGGTATCAACAATCTTGACTTTTCCACGCGAGTCTCGACAAAGCCCCGGACCGACGAACTGCAAACGATATCGTGATGGCGGACTTCCACTGGCTTGAAAGCTGAAGATCGAACTTTCTGCATCCAGTTCTTCCACCGAGCGAAAGTCGGCTTCGAGTCGTCTTTGCCGTGGAGATTTTCGCATGAAAGATTTTGACCCTCTGTGGTTACTTACAAAATTTGCCGGCTCGTAAAAAGCGATCCTGCTGGAAAATGGGGCGACCTTTCGGCAATCACCAATGCAGCGATTGGCCACACCACTGGTCGCCCACAATCACAACCGGTCAACACAACGAATCCAGGTTCCGCAGCGACCTAGCCAGCAACGATTTCCGGATACACGATCAGGTGGTCGCCATCGTTCACGCTGGAACCGACCAGAGTTTGATCCTCATGAAGCCGTCGGCCACCTTCTTTGTGATCGAGGCTGTAGCTCATCGGCTGCCCGTCAGGTCCGATCACCGGCAGATTCATCTTGGTGATGATGCTGGGAAGAATCTTGCGAACCGTGACCGTGTCTGAAACGACCGCTTCGACGCTTTTCGCTCCCGTTTGATCAAGAAAGGTAACTTTTGTGCCTTCACGTTGAGCCGTTTCTGTCATGTGCCTGGTCCTCAGTAAATGTGTTGGGGAATGTCATTCTAAAATTCGCGAAACCTGTCGTGGAGGAATTCGTACGGACTGGACCAATATTGGGAATAATTTCCAGCTCTATTTTCCCGCCCAGTGGCTGAATGAGCAGGCTGAACAGACCGCCATGGAGCAAAATTGTGAAAACAGGGCTAAGTTCTCGCGTTCCACGCCGTTCTCAACAGCCCAAACACCCTCACATCACAATATTCATCTGTCTCATTTTTTCGAAAATGGTTCTCGAAATAGCCTTCCTGCCGCATCTGAACTTTCTCCAGCACCCGTGCCGACGCCGGATTCCTGACCAGGCATTCCGCGGTGACTTTATTGAGTCCCAGCTGGCTGAAAGCGAAATCAAGCATTGAAAGACAGGCCTCTGTGGCAATCCCCTGCCCCCAATAATCACGGCCAACCCAATAGCCCAGCTCGCCTCGATTGCTCTGACGATCGAGCACGATTCCGATGGCGCCGACCAGTTTGGCGGGGCCGGAGTCGGCTGGCCGCAAGCAGACGCCAAACACGACGGACTTTCCCTGATCCCATTCGGATGACAATTCGCTGATCCAGTTCCGGGCGTCTTCAACATCGTACGGATAGCTAAAGCTTCTCAAGTTTCGAGCAAGCTGTTCGTCGTTGGCGAGCAGGGCGACGCGTTGCTCATCGGCAGGACAAAACTGCCTCAATTCGAGCCGGGAAGTTCTCAAAGTAGGTTGAGGGATCATGAATGGCCCAAGCAACTGCGAGATTTGTAAAAGTGTCTTGTCAGAGCACCAGGGCAAACGCCAGGTGATTCGGGTTTTGAGGATTATACAGCCAGAAAGTTCATTGAAAAAAAGGGACTAGGTCAACCTTTCCGGATGGGGATTAAGGGCGACCTAGAGTTCGTTGACGGCTCAACCGTCCGCTGCGAGTGAGTGAGCGGAGTCCGTCCAACCATGACCCGAGGTTTGCGATGAGTTTTTTGGAACAGTTTTTCGAAGACAATTTTAATTTGCCGCCGAAGCCACCTGGAAATAACGGCCAGAGTGATTCGTCAGCATCGGTGCCCCATGGGGGCAAAAGTAACAGCTTCAAGCAGGTGACTGACTCCGAGTTGGCCGCCCATCTTGAGATCAACAAATATGACCAGTTTCAACTGACCGACGCCGTTCGGCCTGCTTTGGATCTGAAGATCAAGCCGACCGAGGGCTATCGCCATGAAAACTATCAGGATGACGAGTCAGGTACTTCGATTCCTGTTGTGATGGCAGCGGCTTCGAAAGAAAAGCTGTTCCCTCTGTTCATGGAACTGATCGAGAAACTCGGCCCCGTCGTCGACGTTGTTCTTGAATCAAGCCATGAAGGAGATTCCAACGGCCATCGCGATTTCTATCGCGACAATATCGACATGGCGGTTCTACAGAGCGTGCTCTTTGACTACGAAGATCTGCTGCTCAATGACGGGTGTACCGGAATCGCCGTATTGAATCCTGCCAAACCTCAGGAAGTTCAATTCGAAGAACACAAGCTGTTGATCATCTACGGCAGTCCACTTGAGCATTTTGAGTTCACGCTCGAGAAAGCAGGCGTTAGCGAGTCTCAGGCGATGCAGTTCATCACCGAAGCGGAACATGTTCACAGTTCATCAGAAAAGTACCTGAAACGATTCGAGGAACTTCGCTGTGCCCTTGGCCTTGACGGGTCGCAAACGGAACCGAGCGAAGGCTACCTGGATGATTACTACAACGATGGCGAAAACTGGTCCGACGGCGACATGAGCGGCGGACTTGCGTAGCGACATGCCTGAATGAGTTTGAGCGCATCAAGTTTTTGGAGTTCCGAGTTCCGGATCTTCAAATCTCACGCCCAGCGGACTTCCTTTGGGACCGTAATCCCGCCTGAGACCACCGCCTGGAGGGTCTCTTCGAGGTTCCAGTCTAACTTTACAACTTTCTCTTCCGGCACCAGCAGCATGTATCCGGATGTCGGCACGGGGGTTGTCGGGACATAGACGCACAAAATCGTCGCGCCAGTGCTGGTATCGGTGCACTCGGATGTTACAAAAGCCGGTGCTTTGATCCCCGGATGGGGAAATTCGATCAACACCACCCGCTTGAAATCCGGAGTTTCCGTCGATTTCGAGAGCGCTTCGAAGACGTTGCTGACCACTCGATAGATCGTGTTGACACCTGGGACTTTGTGCAGGAACCAGTTGGTGACTGACAGCAAACGCGATTTGGCAAAAACGCCGGCGATCATCAGAATCGACAGCACTACGAACATTGCCAGAACGACGGACAGCGCGTAAAGGATATAGCCAGGAATGGCGGCTTCCTTGAACGTGTACTCGCGAATAAACGACGCGATGGGCCCAATCGCGTAGTCGTAGAGGGTCACGTACAGCCACTTGACGATGGCGTAGGTGATGTAGATCGGCAGCAAAACGAACAAACCGGCGATAATCCGGTTTCTCAGCCGTCTCCACTCGCTTTGCTTTGGGTCCAGAGGATTTTCTGGCTTCGAATCCTTTGGCAGCGTTTTCAATGAAGTGTCTCTTGTCATGCTGTCATCGTATCTGAAAGGTCGAGGATGGCCTAATGCAGTTTCTGCGGACTTTGTCCAGAATTTGCCGGCATTTTGGGCCTAAACGTGGACTGCATCACACTGGAAAATCTTCCCCGGAATCTATTGAACATCTGCACAATTTTTCCGTAAGATGTAACCGATTGGTAACTCACATCAAGCAGTCACCAATTCCAATTGGCAACTTTAACCGGTTACAAGTTCCTATAAATCTGGAGATCCAAATGAAGAACGTTTTAACTTTTTCCCTTCTGGCAGTGGCGACATTGTTCGTTAGCTCAGTCGGTGCTCAAGAAGAAGCGAAGAAGTGCGAAAAGTGCACCGCGAACGCTACCTCAACAGTTGCGACGACTGCTCCCGCAACACAGTGCTCTGGCGAAGAATGCGCCAAAGGTTGCTGCAACGGCTGCCCGGTCACTGCAGCAATGGCAAAATTGCCAAAGATGACTTACCGAGTTGGCACCGAAGATCTTGGTTGCGCTGAGTCTGCTGCGAAGCTGGCTAAAGAGAAGGAAGCCAAGCTTCACTTCGTCGTTGGCAAAGAAGTTTTCGAAGACAAAACAGAAGCTTACACTTCGCTCGTTGAGCAAACAGAATCGATGGTTAACGAATTCGTTACTCCAAAGACATGCAGCGTAAGCGGAACTCACACTGTTGCTGGCAAGTCATGCAAGTGCCCGGTTGAAGCTGGCAAAACTGCTGAACTGGTCAAGACTGCAATCAAAGACGTCAAAATGACTTACGCAGTTGGCGAGAAAACTTGCAGCTGCCCGAACGAAGCTGGCTCAATCGCCAAAACAACTGGCAAAGAAATGACTTACGTCATCGGCGAAGAAAAAACCAGCTGCAACATGACAGCTCGTTTGACTTTGGCCAAAGCCAAATACAAGGCTGCTGTTACAGCGATGGTTGCTGCTGAAAAAGCAACAGCTGAAGCTTCAAAGACAGCTGCACCTGCTAAAGAAGAAGCTGGAACCTAGTTCCAACATTGATCGAGCACGTTTCAATCGAAGAAGCCCGGCGGTTTTTCCCGCCGGGCTTTTTTCATGTGTCGTCTGGCTTTCCGTTGACTCTATTTCGAGACATCCGAGTTGCTGACGAAAGCAACTTTCTTCCCGTCCGGAGACCACGACGGAACGTTGATCGTTCCCTGACCGCCGTAGAGATACGCTACCACGGTCGGCTTGCCGCCTTCGATCGGCATCTTGCGAAGATAGACGTGTTTGTAGAACGGATGGTCCGCTGCTTCGACTTCTTTCGAATAGGAAATGAACAGAATCGTCTTTCCGTCAGGCGAAACGTGCGGGAACCAGTTGTTATATTCGTCGTCCGTCAACTGAGTTTGCCCGGATCCGTCGGCGTTCATTCGCCATAGTTCCATGGTGCCAGTTCGCGTCGAGTTGAAGTAAATTTTCCCGTCAGGACCGAATTCTGAGCCATCGTTGAGCCCGGAGTCTTTCGTGAGTTGAACTTCATCGCCGCCGTCGGATGGGATTTTGTAGATATCGTATTTGTCGTCCCGACCGCCGGTGTAAATCAAAAACTTGCCGTCAGGCGACCATCCGTGCAGATACGACGGCCCCAGTTTTGTGACCAGCTTCGGTGTGCCTCCCGTTGCCGGCATCGTGTAGATCATCGATTTTCCGTCGTGGTCGGCGCTGTGGTGGCTGATAGCCAGTTGCTTGCCGTCGAACGACAGAACGTGATCGTTGTTGTTCTTGATCGCGAAGTCCGTATTGAGCTGCGACACTTCGCTGTTGGCCAAATCGAAGTTGTAGAGTTTGCCGTTGCGATTGTAGATCAGCGTTTTGCCATCGACCGTCCAGTTCGGCGCCTGCATTGAATCTTCTGTCGTGTGAATGATCTTTCGATGCCCGGTCTCAACATCCATGACCTCAAGCCGACTGCCGAAGTAGTCGCGATAAGGTTGATAGTCGTCAGGAACAGGAACGACAATTCTGACGTTGGAGAACTTTCCTTTTTCAACGACGTCCTTGTTGTGCGAGCACACAAAAATTCCAACGTAGACTTCGTCGCCCAAATCAAGGCCGGCCAATTCTTCTTGCGAGAACGTATCGCCAAACTTTGCAACCGACATGATGAATTTGCCATCCTTACGTTCCAGTTGCATTACATCTGGACCCATCAGTTTCGATTCGACCTGCAGCGTATCGGCTCCTTTGGTCAAACGATACTGCATTGAAGTCAGCCCGTCTCCGTGCACCGCAATGTCAACGTAGGGAGCGTCTGCGTCGAGAAATTTTCGGAACATCACGCCCAGCTTTCGATGCGGATCCACGCCTTCGC is part of the Mariniblastus fucicola genome and harbors:
- a CDS encoding ubiquitin-conjugating enzyme E2, with product MRKSPRQRRLEADFRSVEELDAESSIFSFQASGSPPSRYRLQFVGPGLCRDSRGKVKIVDTHEVIVELGASYPRMVPNLLWQTPVFHPNISNNGVVCLGGYGTHWVPSLTLDEMSTMLWDMIRYKNFDIQSPYNRDAASWARDQRQFSFPLDNRDIRDLVNKPKESLHQSQSSVERISESKAQDGKSVFGVLGALANRFRDRVNRSESEVIDVTSSAEPIAVESSSGEFDDSVGSESEVIRLDESDVEVVSDEVISVEVEPSELLSSESSSSENESPAEESAFVDASEIEIIEDGISFIDPEDNIQPDVANELKNTGIVFLD
- a CDS encoding EsaB/YukD family protein, which produces MTETAQREGTKVTFLDQTGAKSVEAVVSDTVTVRKILPSIITKMNLPVIGPDGQPMSYSLDHKEGGRRLHEDQTLVGSSVNDGDHLIVYPEIVAG
- a CDS encoding GNAT family N-acetyltransferase; the protein is MIPQPTLRTSRLELRQFCPADEQRVALLANDEQLARNLRSFSYPYDVEDARNWISELSSEWDQGKSVVFGVCLRPADSGPAKLVGAIGIVLDRQSNRGELGYWVGRDYWGQGIATEACLSMLDFAFSQLGLNKVTAECLVRNPASARVLEKVQMRQEGYFENHFRKNETDEYCDVRVFGLLRTAWNART
- a CDS encoding DUF502 domain-containing protein, whose product is MTRDTSLKTLPKDSKPENPLDPKQSEWRRLRNRIIAGLFVLLPIYITYAIVKWLYVTLYDYAIGPIASFIREYTFKEAAIPGYILYALSVVLAMFVVLSILMIAGVFAKSRLLSVTNWFLHKVPGVNTIYRVVSNVFEALSKSTETPDFKRVVLIEFPHPGIKAPAFVTSECTDTSTGATILCVYVPTTPVPTSGYMLLVPEEKVVKLDWNLEETLQAVVSGGITVPKEVRWA
- a CDS encoding TolB family protein translates to MSLAPAIGSVVTILSLALLLPLSTIAQVPESNPESKLGWFSDSGDVGAVENKGSVVYNAEEKSYVVAGSGLNMWFGDDQCQFVWRKMKGDFLVRAHAELLGEGVDPHRKLGVMFRKFLDADAPYVDIAVHGDGLTSMQYRLTKGADTLQVESKLMGPDVMQLERKDGKFIMSVAKFGDTFSQEELAGLDLGDEVYVGIFVCSHNKDVVEKGKFSNVRIVVPVPDDYQPYRDYFGSRLEVMDVETGHRKIIHTTEDSMQAPNWTVDGKTLIYNRNGKLYNFDLANSEVSQLNTDFAIKNNNDHVLSFDGKQLAISHHSADHDGKSMIYTMPATGGTPKLVTKLGPSYLHGWSPDGKFLIYTGGRDDKYDIYKIPSDGGDEVQLTKDSGLNDGSEFGPDGKIYFNSTRTGTMELWRMNADGSGQTQLTDDEYNNWFPHVSPDGKTILFISYSKEVEAADHPFYKHVYLRKMPIEGGKPTVVAYLYGGQGTINVPSWSPDGKKVAFVSNSDVSK